In the genome of Shewanella denitrificans OS217, the window GCCTATCATGAGGGGATCCCAGGACATCATATGCAAATTGCCATAGCACAAGAGCTTACCAATGTGCCTAAGTTCCGTAAATTTGGCAGTTATACTGCGTATATCGAAGGCTGGGGCCTGTATACCGAATATTTCCCTAAGGAAATGGGGTTCTATGCCGACCCCTACTCTGACTTTGGACGTCTTTCTATGGAACTTTGGCGCGCCTGTCGTCTGGTTGTCGACACTGGCATCCATAGCCAGAAATGGACTCGTGAGCAAGCCATTGCCTACTACATGGATAACACCCCCAACGCCGAATTAGACGCCATTAAAATGGTAGAACGCCATATCGTAATGCCATCCCAAGCAACCGCGTACAAGGTAGGGATGATAAAAATTCTCGAGCTTAGAGAAAAAGCGCAACAGCAGCTGGGGGAGCAATTCTCCTTAGGCCAGTTCCATACCTTGTTGCTTAAAAATGGCCCGCTGCCGCTCACAATTCTAGAGCAACAAGTGGAAGAGTGGATAAAAGCTAAGAGTATTTAACCTCAGCTCGGGATAATAAATGTATATCAAACAGCTCTTTGCACCGCTAACTGCGTTGAGTTCACTTGCAATAGGCTAGCTATTGACGCGTAAACTCGCCTTGTTATCAGTGCAAAGTTCAAGTTTGAGTGCTAGATGTTGAATTTAGGCTGTTTCAACACCATTTATTCATCTCTTAACCCGAGTTGAGGTTATTTAACTTTATTTTTCAATAGGCAAAAAAATACCCCAGCCAAAGGCTGGGGTAACCAAAAAAGACAGGATGATGGTTTAAGTCCGGTATTGTTTTAATTATAAACTGCTACCAGTAGCTATCTGAACTAAGCCAAGCGATTAAGCTTACACACATTAAGATGGGGTCATATCTTAATATCTGCAGTAATAAACTTATCTCAAATCAACTGCAAGCCATTGTATTGAAATAAGAACAGACTGCAACCCCGCGCGTTGTTCTTACTGTTTCAATCTTCCCTAACTGTTCGTAAAGCAATAGATACAACAAAGTGTAAGCGACTGATTTTAAAGCTAAAAAAATAAAACCGCAGCATCTGCCACGGCTTTATTTCTACAAGAAAACACTGTTTCCATTATTACTTACGTTGTTTGTAGAGGTGCTCATACTTAGCATCCCAATGGGGAGGCGAACCAATATGAGTTTTAATAAAGTCGATAAAGGCACTCACCTTAGGCGCTAAGTGTTTACGTCTTGGGTAAACCGCTTGCAAAGGCAGGTGATTGGTTAGTTGCCAATCCGTGAGAAGCGGGATAAGTGTACCCTTTTCTATCTCATCTTCCATCAAGTAGCTGGCAAGGTAAGCGACACCTAAACCGCTCACGGCTGCTGACTTAAGCGCCGGGGCATTGTCGACCCTAAAGTTACCTGACACGCCGATTTCGCAATAATCTTCACCACGCTTAAACTGCCACATGCTGTGCTCATGCCACTCGCCTTGATACACCAAACAGTTGTGATCAACCAACTGCTCGGGACGAGCAACTACGCCATGTTGAGCTATGTAACTTGGAGAGGCGACTAATAGGAACTGACACTTCATCAAAGGTCTTGCCACCATGCCTAGCGGAAGTTGTTCGGACATAGTTAATAATAAATCTAAGCCTTCACTCACTACGTCAACTTTATGATCCAGTAGGCTCACTTGCAGCTCAAGATCTGGATGTCTAGCCATAAAGTCAGGTAACGCAGGGATAATGTGCATGGTACCAAAAGATTGGGAAATTCCCACTTTAAGCACACCACGGGTGGCATCATTGAGATTATGAACACTGGACACGGCTTGCTCAGCATCACGTAATAGCTCTTCACCTTGAACATAGAGCAAATTGCCCGCTTCAGTCAGGCTTAAACTACGTGTCGTGCGCTGGATAAGCTGAACACCGAGTTTATGCTCGAGATCGGCAACTTGGGTGCTCACTTTAGATTTAGAGATCCCCAAACGTCTTGCTGCTGCACTGAAGCTGCCGGCTCGGGCGACATGGGTAAAGATGGCAATGGGTTCTAGCAGTTCTAACATGTAAGTCGCCTTAAGCTATGTACGACATGAATAATCTTCGACAGTCTTGTCAGTAACTCAAACCGGATTGTGAGTCAGTTAACCCCTTAGACTTGTTGTGCTGTCGCACAATAAAGTCGTCAAGACTCACAATACCTAGCCTCCTAACCAAGTGATATAAAATTAGGCAGTTAGGAATATTAGCTCAGACTGTAATTTGGCAGGGAGTATATCAAATAAACCAGCAATTGCTCTATATTTATAATTGACAATTTATAAATACGAACAAAGAAATGCAAACAAAAAAAAGCCCTCCGTGTGCCTAAGCAAACGGAGGGAAAGTCAAATGGGTAAAAATACCTGTGGGACTAAGGGCATGCAAGCATGCAGGGAGGAAAGCTAAAGGGTATTACAGCTACAGCATTGAGTTACTTTTTCGCGCTATTGTTACTAGCAATGACATAAGGCGACAATTGTGGGATTTGTTGGTGAAGGTTTTTCTCTTGCACCATAAGGCCTTCAAAATTACTGCATAGCTTGTCGGCCCTTGCCTCTAAACTTTTAGTTTGAGACTCGACTTGCAACTCAATTTCATCACCCACATTGTCCATCTTGGCTGAGAAGGCATTCATTTTTTCTTCAAATGTGCCACCTTCTGAAGATAAAATTTGGCTGCCTATGGACATCATTATGCTGCCTAGTGAGCTCATCACCATTTGTTCAATTTCTTGTTCAAATTCTTCATTAAAAGTGTCTTCGATGGAAGACTCAGTGGCACCAAGATAAAACTTGTCACCTTGACGGTAAGCGAGAGTATCGACTTTGGCTTGTATGCTTTGCATCATCTTGTCTAAATGCACACTTGCCTGCTCACCAAGAATAGGAGATAGCGCAGTAGTAACAGACTGATCCACGATAACCATGACTTCAGATACCAGTGCGATAACTTCTGGAACTTGGGTTAATATCGAATCTGAATAATGCTGTAAGGCTTGGCTCTGCTTAGGAGTGAGTTTCACAGACTGGCCTTGGACATAAAGCTGGTCTAATTCGACGCGATACTGCTCAACCCCGTTAGCACTTACCAGTAACTTTTTAGGCTCTACTGTCACATCGTAATTAAGAGATACATTGCACTGTTCATTATTCAAGGACATCTTCGCCATCACAGGCGTCGCTATGCTCATCGCTAATAACGAAGAACATAAAGTGCCAGTAATAAGGGCTCGGTTTTTTAAGCTTGTTAGTTTCATTATCATCATCCTTTATTCAATGCTTGTTACAACACCCTGTCTAACAATGCTAAGGCTGGCATTGACAAGCGTGGCTGTGAACGGTTAATTGCTATTTGTTAATACACTAGATAAGCACAAGTCATGCCAAAACAGTAACGCTATGAAAGCTATATGTTTTCATGAAGATTTCAGATAAAGCCCACAAACTAGGCATCCCTCCATGAGTTAAATAAACCAATTTTTAGCTTATTTAACTCTTCCACTTTCACTATTTTACCAATCAAATGGATCTCAAGTTGGGACTGTAATGGCTATCCATCGTCTATATAAAGGCTAGCAGGCAATAAGAAGGGCTAGAAAATTGAACGGCCAAGCTTTTGGCTGAGTAACTCTAACATGGCTGTACCCGCTAACGAGTTACCATTGGCATCCAACGCTGGCGACCAAGCACAGATAGACATGTCGCCTGGGATCACGGCGATGATCCCGCCGCCCACACCGCTCTTACCCGGCATGCCGACACGATAAGCAAACTCCCCTGCACCATCGTATAAACCCGATGTGGCTAGCAAGGCATTGAGCTGCCTCGTTTGAATGGGGGTCACCAGTTGCTCGCCAGTTAGCGTTTTTCCGCGATTTGCAAGGTAGAACATGGCTTTAGAAAGGTCAGCGCAATTCATCTTAAGGGCGCAGTAATGGAAATAGCTTTTAAGCACAGTATCCACATCACCATCAAAGTTGCCAAAGGATTTCATCAAGTAAGCAATGGCGGCATTACGGGCACTGAATTGATATTCAGAATCTGCCACCACCTTGTCGTATCCAATTTTTGGGTTACAACTCAGTTGCCGTACAATTTCAAGCATGCGTTGTTTGGGCGCACCGAGACGGCTTTGAAGTAAATCGGCGATGATCAAGGCGCCAGCATTAATAAAAGGATTACGAGGTTTTCCTCGCTCCAATTCCACTTGGACTAATGAGTTAAATGAATGGCCGGAAGGCTCTTTGCCAACGCGTTGCCAGATTTCATCTTCTTCATACAGGCCCAGTGCTGCCGTGAGGCTAAATACCTTAGAAATACTCTGAATAGAAAAAGGCTCGAGATAATCTCCAGCCCCAATCGTGATGCCATCCATAGTGGTAATGGCAATGGCAATTTTATTCGAACTCACATTAGCAAGGGCTGGTATATAGTCAGCAACCTTGCCCTTACCCAGCAAGGGTCGAACCTGTTCGACCACTTGCTCTAACAGTAATTGCTCTGTCATTGACGGGATTAGCCCCACCAAATATCGTACAGTGCGCTGATTTCTAGATCTCTAACTGGCTTTGACTGCCAAAAGGCTTTAACCAGAGCAATATCTTCTTCAGTACATTTACCAATGTCTTGGGTTGCTATGATACCTTCCCATTCTTTATGACCGCCACCATGAAAGCCCAGCTTACGCGGTTCGATCACTTCATTGATAAACTGATCAACCAGATTATCGATATCGGCTTCAGCAACATTGTCTTCAAATGTCCAATTAATATCAAAACCAAACTCTTGGAATTCATCGACACGAAGTTTTTTACGTAAACGAGCACTACGATTCTTAGCCATTAGACAGTTACCTTATATATTGAATGTAAACTTATTAATTTATTATCTGACTGTTAACTTATTCTTTCGAACATTATGTCCCAAACGCCGTGGCCGAGTCTGTGGCCGCGAGCCTCAAACTTAGTCAAAGGTCTGTGATCTGGACGTTCAACAACAGTACCTGTAGGAGACTGATTCTTATAACCAGGTGCAAGGTTCATCACCTCGAGCATATGCTCGCTGTAGTTTTCCCAGTCGGTGGCCATATGGAATACACCGCCAAGCTTTAATTTACGGCGAATAAGTTCAGCAAATTCAGCTTGAACGATACGGCGCTTATGGTGGCGTTTCTTATGCCAAGGATCTGGGAAAAAGAGTTGCACACGAGAAAGTGAACCATCGGCAATACTGTGCTCTAACACTTCCATAGCATCATGATGATAGACGCGCAGATTAGTGACTTTAGCTTCACCCGCTACGCCTAAACAGGCACCCACACCAGGTTTATGCACTTCAATGCCAATATAGTTAAGTTCAGGGGCTGCTGCAGCCATTTCAACTAAAGAGCCGCCCATGCCAAAGCCGATTTCTAACACTGTGTCCGCTTCACGGCCAAATATTTTGACTAAATCTATCGCTTCAGGGGTGTAATCTAAACCCATGGTAGGCCAATGGGCTTCAATTGCCTGAGCCTGACCTTTAGTCAAGCGGCCTTCTCTTAATACAAAGCTTCTGATTTTGCGAAGGTACTTGCCTTCTTCATTAAACTCAGCGGTAGTTACGTCGCTCATTCTTGCCTCTATATATTCACCAACTAAAGCGGGCTTTAATTAGTCTAATTCAATCTGTCATTCATTCAGTTGGCAAGTATATCTGCTATTAGTTGGCAAGTGCACCCAAGAGACTAATTATTTAGTCTCCATGCCCATAACTAGCGCTTGTTTCACTAAATCGGAGCGGCTACACTGCCGCCATGAATACCTCTCCTACTTTTGCTGAGCGCATTGTCGCTTGGTATGACGTCCATGGACGTAAAACCTTACCCTGGCAACTCAATAAGACCCCTTACTCAGTTTGGGTGTCTGAAATCATGTTGCAACAAACTCAAGTCGCCACTGTGATTGGTTATTATCAAAAGTTCATGGCGCGCTTTCCCGATATTTTGACCTTAGCAAATGCTCCTCAGGATGAAGTGCTGCATTTTTGGACTGGTCTTGGTTATTACGCAAGGGCGCGCAACCTTCAAAAAGCCGCGCAAATCATTCGTGATAATCATCAAGGGCGATTTCCAGAAGACATAGAGCAAGTCTTGGCGCTTCCGGGTATTGGACTCTCAACAGCGGGCGCAATTCTGTCCTTATCTTTACAACAGCATCACCCCATATTGGATGGCAACGTCAAGCGAGTATTGGCACGTCACGGCGCCATCGAAGGCTGGCCTGGGCAAAAAGTGGTTGAAAACCGTTTATGGGAAATGACTAAGCTAAAGACCCCAAAATCTGAGGTCGCCAAATACAATCAAGCCATGATGGACTTAGGCGCTAGCCTTTGCAGCCGCAGTAAACCTCAATGTGAACTCTGCCCGGTCAGCGATGACTGCCAAGCTTTTAGCACACAAACTCAAGCCAATTTTCCTGGTAAGAAACCCAAAAAAATCATTCCAGAAAAAGCCGCCTGGATGCTAGTGCTAGTGCAAGATGGCAAAGTCTTGATGAATAAACGGCCGCCAGTTGGGATCTGGGGCGGGCTCTGGTGTTTCCCGCAATTCGATAGCCAGCAAGCCCTAGAACAAAAACTCATCGATGAGGGACTCGCGCATTTAACTCCTCTGCCGCTTATCTGTTTTAGGCACACTTTCAGCCATTTTCATCTCGACATCAGTGCCATGGTGATAAATTTGGATGCCCATCACAGCCAAGCTTCACAAGCCAGTGAGATCCAAGAGCAAAGCAACACGCTTTGGTATAACATAAGCCATCCAGATAAAGTGGGCTTAGCCGCGGCAACGGAACGTATCCTTGCGCAACTTAACCTAATCACTCATTAAAAATAGAACCACTACATTATTAGGAGTAACCATGGCTCGTAACGTCAACTGCGTATATTTAAATAAAGAGGCGCCCGGCTTAGATTTCCAACTCTACCCTGGCGACTTGGGCAAGCGTATCTTTGATAACATCAGTAAAGAAGCTTGGGGTTTATGGCAGCAAAAGCAAACCATGCTCATCAACGAGAAAAAACTCAATATGATGAATCTCGAAGATAGACAATTTCTCGAACAGCAAATGATTAACTTCTTATTTGAAGGCAAACAAGTAGAAATCGAAGGTTATGTTCCCCCTGTTGAAGACTAGTTAAATACACTGTCAGGCTAGAATGGCTATCAATAGCATAATAAATGCCTGTAAATGGGCTAAAAACGGCCACTTTGAGCAATTACTAGCCGAACGATAGAAAACTATTAAAAAGCACTTGCAGGATAAAAGCCATAAATATACTATGTGCGCATTCCAAACGAGGGAGCACTTAGCAAGCGAGTTAGCTACTAAGTATTACCTAATTTAGAATAGTAAACTAACACTTAGTTTAGTTGCCCGAATAGCTCAGTCGGTAGAGCAGAGGATTGAAAATCCTCGTGTCCCTGGTTCGATTCCGGGTTCGGGCACCACAATTTAGCCGGCATAGCTCAGTTGGTAGAGCAACTGACTTGTAATCAGTAGGTCCCGAGTTCGACTCTTGGTGCCGGCACCATAAAAATAAAAAAGCCACTCAATGAGTGGCTTTTTTATTGGCTGTAATTTGAGTTTACTTAACCTCAACTCGGGATAAAAAACTGAACTAATCGCCCTCTTTGTGATCAGATCTTTCGACCAAGAAGGAACCAATCACGCAGAGGGCTTATGGATAATTTAGTGGATGTATTTTGTGATGTCGATGATTTTTGTGCTGTATTTATGCCGCAATGGAAAAAACAATGCGTAACAGATGGCACGCGTAAGCGCCAACGTTCAAGCAGAATGAGCATGAGCGAAATAATGACGATTATCATACTCTTCCATACATCTCATCATCGTGACTTCAAAAATTACTACACTGGATATCTTGCTCGTTTTTTCAAATCTGATTTCCCCCACTTACTCAGCTATACCCGTTTTCTTGAGCTTATGCCGACAGCTGTCGTGCCACTATGCAGCTATTTCTCCAGCATCAGAAGTCTACCTACGGGGATTGAATTCGTCGATTCGACCAGTGTAAAGGTTTGCCACAATTTGCGAATTCCACGACATAAAACGTTATCTGGCCTTGCTCGTCGCGGAAAAGGGACCATGGGGTGGTTCTATGGTTTCAAGCTTCATCTCATCGTTAACCATAAAGGGGGGATTGTTGCCGCCAAAATTACTCCAGCCAATACCCATGACACTAAGCCTGTTTCAGGCATGGTGGTGAATGCTATGGACAAGCTGTATGCGGATAAAGGCTATATCAGTAAAGCGTTGGCAAGCGAGCTACTTGAGCAAGGCGTAACACTAGTAAACAATGTTCGCAAGAACATGAAAAAGAAGGTTTTATCACTGTGGGATAGGGCAATGCTTTCACGAAGATTTATTATAGAAACGATCAATGATCAGCTTAAGAATATCTCACAAATCGAGCATTCGAGGCATAGAAGTGTGCATGGTTTTATGCTGAATATGATTGGCGGTTTAATTGCCTATCAACTCAAAGAGAGTAAGCCACAACTTAATATCACAGATGTCGATTTCAATGCGATTTCTGTTATGGCTTAAACCGATCTCAGGTTACTTAAGCGTAAATGACTTTTTCTGCCGCAGTTTTATATCAGAACAAAACCTGAGTAAATTTGAGCCATAAAAAAGCCTCTAACTTAGAGGCTTTAATTGCAAGGCTAAGTGATAACGATTAGCTGACTTGCTGGGACAACACTTCGCTACGGGCTAGACGATTGACCTGATTTAACGATGCGAAGTGTGCATAAATCGGTGCAAGCAGACCACGTTTACGTAGTTCTAGGTAATCTGCATCACTTAATAAATTCAACTTTTCTTCATCAATGATAAACAAGCCATTAATATTGCGTTTTTCGCCCGCAACATCAACAGTAAGAGTTTGCGACTTAAGCAGTCCCTTCTGTGATAAGAAGCCTAGAATACCCCGGCTCGCTTGATCTTGCTCAAAGTGTGTTATCAGTGCAGCTTTTCTAGCAGCTAAAAACTCAGACTCTTGTTCACCATCAAATAAAGCAATACCTTCTGTTTTGCTCACAGAGGTAGCATTCTCGCGAATACCAATCCACACCTTATCTTTGACTTCAGGGTTTAGCACGAGACCTAATGGATAGTCACGTACAACGGCAGGAATATACAGACCTTGCCACTTACCTTCTTTAACGCTTAGGTTAGTACCTGGCTTTAATCCCATCATGGCAACGGCTTGAAAATCATCAGAGTCGCCGTTTTTAACAAATACTATTGGGTATTCAGTCGCTGCATGAGCAATCTCATGTAAGCTAACTGGCACTATGTGTTGCTCGGCAACGTGCTGGAAATCAGTGGCTGCAATTTTTAACTCACCATGTTTAGATGGTTCAAGTAAGGTAATTTTATTTGGCATTGGGCTTCCTTTAATCCTTTAACATCAATAATTAATCGTATTTAGTCAGTGGAACTTAGATTGGCGTGAACACTTATTGTTCAAGTAAAATGCGCAATTCATGTTCCTATATTCATGATCTTTATAACTTAAATCTAACATACCATAAGCTTTCACGCTTAACATCGAAATATTTGTTGAATTGGGTATTTTTTAATATTGATTTAATCTCAGAAGCTGCTGGATGTTCGTTAGCCGGCTATGACCCGAATTCAACTCAAAATTGAGTTAAACCCACAAACAAAAAGAGAGCCTGCGCTCTCTTTTTTCTGGCTCTGAAACGCTCGGTGGTTATTTCCAGCTTTTTATCTTGTAGCCTTTTACTGCATAAAACAAGATGAAACAGTAACATGGGAACATCACCATATAACCCCCTTGCATGCCAAGTGAAGTTGCTGAACTTGTTAAGCCCCAAAACAATGGACCAAATGCGCCGCCCGCGATCCCCATAATGAGCAGTGCTGAACCTGTACTGGTGAGTTTACCCATACCAGATAAGGCTAAAGGCCATACTGCAGGCCATACAATCGCATTGGCTAAGCCTAAACAGGCAATCATCAATAATGTATCGGGTAAGTATGCCCCGCCAAATGGCACTAATAAGGTATTGGCAATCATGTAGGAGTTATTATCGCCAAAAACTATGCCAGCAGTGAGAATTAAACCCAAAATAGCACTCAACATCAATGCGTTGGGTTGAGAGATAAAGCGAGGAATACAAATTATTCCTAAGGTATAACCCAGCACCATACACAACATGGTATATGAGGTCATAACCCCATAGTTTTTCACCCCTAGGGTAAGCGCAAACGTACCTATGGTATCCCCTGCGATAACTTCAACGGCGACATAGACAAACAAGGCTATGATGCCAAACACTAAGTTCGGATGTGCTAAAGCTTGCTTAATTTGCCCCTGCCCAGAATGTTCATCTTCCGCGTCTTTATCAAGTTCGGGTAACGGCGACTTCTTAACTGCAACAGCCAATATGCCGATGAAAATTGCCATGCCAAGATAAGGGTAAATTAAGCTAGCCGCCATTTCATCAATTTGTACTTGGGTTAATGTCGTGCCGACTCTGTCTTTAAAGCTATCTAAAATAAGCGCGGTAAATACCATAGGGGCGATAACACCCGCCCCTTTATTCAATATTCCCATCACACTAACACGGGCGGCAGCCGACTCTTCAGGCCCTAAACGTACCACATAGGGATTAACTGCCGTTTGCAGCAGTGTCTGTCCTGCTCCCATGACGAGTTGTGCCAGTAAAAATAGCGCAAATACTTGGGTTTGAGCTGCAGGAATAAACAGTAACCCCGCCACCATCATCACTCCCATACCCAACGCCATGCCATTTTTATAGCCCACTTTACGTATGACCCAGGCAGAGGGTAATGCAGTAAAGGTTACTGCTATGTAGAAAGAGAATAAAATCAGTGATGCTTGAAAGGGAGAGAGTTGCAGGATTTGCTTGAGGTATGGCATTAAGGAGCCATTAAGCCAAGTTGCAAAGCCGAGTATAAAAAACAGCATAGCCACAATTGCCATAGGCACTATGCTGCTTCTTGATTGCTCATTTGTAGGGGTTATCATTTCCATAAACCTGCTCTTTATTATATTTATTTATCATTATTATCTTAGCGGTTTAGCTTAATCGAGCCTGATACGACCAAACTCAATTTGACTGTTTCAATACTAGAACATGTTAACCATTAAGACAACGCTGTCATTTGTAATTAGTAATAACGAACTAAACTTGTCATTCTATAATCCTTACTCTGATTTCATTGATTTACTCATCATCACTGACGATGTACTCGGTTATCTTTATATGCGAATAAATATTTGACGGCGATACATGTACCACAAGACTAACCATTGAACTGAGATAAAACTAATAACCACCAACAAAGGCTGACTTGAAACGGGTAATGCTTCAATAACACCTGCAAATAAACTGCGGCTAATATAGTGCCAGTCGATCAAGCTTGAGCCTAAATACACAATAATGGCATTGGTTCCGATAACCACAAAAACAAAGGTCCATTTCTGCCATTTTAATACATCGATAATCACATAAAACAAGGAGAGAAATAGCAGGCTCCATCCAGAGGTGACTAATACAAAACTTGTGGTCCATAGGTCTTTATTAACGGGGATCATGGGCTCGAGTAACCAAGCAAGCACTAACAGCAATACACCACAAGCTATGAGTACCCCAACTTTTGCCCAGTCTCCTCTAGAGTGTGCCCGAATGATAAATTGTCCCGCAAACACCCCCACCATAGCATTGATGACTGCTGGGACTGTAGACAGTATGCCTTCAGGATCTAGCGGCCGGTCTTGATAGGCAATACCAGGGCGCAGCAGCCCATCAACATAGGTATTGATACTGGCATCTAAGGTGAATTGCCCAGCTTGTCCGCCAGGTACGGGTAAATACAATTGTGCGAGCGTGTATAAACCAATAATACTAACACTCACAATTACTTGAATGCTTAAGCGTGTATGCCAGACTAACATAGCAGCAAAAAACCAAGCAAAACCAATACGAGCCAACACGCTGCTATAACGAATTTTATCGAGATCGGCTGGAATACCCGTTCCCCATCCATGGTTATAAAGAATCCCAAGTGCGATTAATAAAATTAACCTCTTACAGGCATGTTGATATAAAGGCAGAGCCACAGCAAAAGCTTGCTGGTCTAATCGCTTAGGTGATAAACCTAATGCAACGCCTGATAAAAATATAAACAGTGGAAATATCAAGTCATACAAAGTAAAGCCATGCCATTGACTATGCTGCATTTGCCTACTGGCAATGTTCCACCCTGCCCAGCCCGTTAATGTAAATAACGCAGCAAATAGCCCTTCCCCACCAATAATCCAAAACATATCAAAACCTCGTAGTGCATCCAGAGATTTTAATCTTGGTTTATTTAAGGAGGTAGAA includes:
- the nagX gene encoding transmembrane glucosamine N-acetyltransferase NagX, which produces MAVLSTTDVNSKVAVRVNSTEHKGQTSTSLNKPRLKSLDALRGFDMFWIIGGEGLFAALFTLTGWAGWNIASRQMQHSQWHGFTLYDLIFPLFIFLSGVALGLSPKRLDQQAFAVALPLYQHACKRLILLIALGILYNHGWGTGIPADLDKIRYSSVLARIGFAWFFAAMLVWHTRLSIQVIVSVSIIGLYTLAQLYLPVPGGQAGQFTLDASINTYVDGLLRPGIAYQDRPLDPEGILSTVPAVINAMVGVFAGQFIIRAHSRGDWAKVGVLIACGVLLLVLAWLLEPMIPVNKDLWTTSFVLVTSGWSLLFLSLFYVIIDVLKWQKWTFVFVVIGTNAIIVYLGSSLIDWHYISRSLFAGVIEALPVSSQPLLVVISFISVQWLVLWYMYRRQIFIRI